Proteins encoded together in one Gemmatimonadota bacterium DH-78 window:
- a CDS encoding ammonium transporter has translation MIGLALDPSLALGQDAPVIDSGATAWMLTSTSLVLLMTPGLAMFYGGLVRTRNVLGTMMHAFAAMAIVGVLWAVCGYAMAFGPNVLGGWFGWDSNLVLLGGLENSVVGSDDSLVPEYVFAMFQGKFAIITPALIAGAFAERVKFLGFCVFVALWSLLVYNPLCHWVWAGDGFFYARGAIDFAGGTVVHISSGISALVAALYLGARKGYPGTAMHPNNLTMTLIGAGLLWVGWFGFNAGSAVSSGESSAHALTVTQIAASAGALSWLILEGIRHGKATSLGLASGIIAGLVVITPAADVVTPGGAIVLGALASLVSYGAIQLKTVFGYDDSLDVFGIHGCAGIFGALALTFFIRESWVTANTGEGWSVMSQFGVQAGAVGATLVYAGLATLVLVVLIEKTIGLRMSEDEQGAGMDHALHREHGYGLLNPN, from the coding sequence CTGATCGGGCTGGCCCTCGATCCCTCCCTGGCACTCGGCCAGGACGCTCCGGTGATCGACTCGGGCGCCACCGCCTGGATGCTCACCAGCACCTCTCTGGTGCTCCTGATGACCCCCGGCCTCGCCATGTTCTACGGCGGCCTCGTGCGCACGCGAAATGTGCTGGGCACGATGATGCACGCCTTCGCCGCCATGGCGATCGTCGGGGTGCTCTGGGCCGTCTGCGGCTACGCGATGGCCTTCGGCCCGAATGTGCTCGGGGGCTGGTTCGGATGGGACTCCAATCTGGTGCTGCTGGGAGGACTGGAGAATTCGGTGGTCGGCTCGGACGACAGCCTCGTGCCCGAGTACGTGTTCGCCATGTTCCAGGGCAAGTTCGCCATCATCACGCCGGCGCTGATCGCCGGGGCCTTCGCCGAGCGGGTGAAGTTTCTGGGCTTCTGCGTGTTCGTGGCGCTGTGGAGCCTGCTCGTCTACAACCCGCTGTGCCACTGGGTGTGGGCCGGTGACGGTTTCTTCTACGCCCGCGGCGCGATCGACTTCGCCGGAGGCACCGTGGTGCACATCTCGTCGGGCATCAGCGCGCTCGTGGCCGCGCTCTACCTGGGCGCGCGCAAGGGCTACCCGGGCACGGCGATGCACCCCAACAACCTGACCATGACGCTGATCGGCGCCGGGCTGCTGTGGGTCGGCTGGTTCGGCTTCAACGCGGGCTCGGCCGTGTCGAGTGGCGAGAGCAGCGCCCACGCGCTGACCGTCACCCAGATCGCGGCATCGGCCGGCGCACTCTCCTGGCTGATCCTCGAAGGCATTCGCCACGGCAAGGCCACCAGCCTCGGCCTGGCGTCGGGCATCATCGCGGGGCTGGTCGTGATCACCCCGGCGGCCGACGTCGTCACGCCGGGTGGCGCCATCGTGCTCGGCGCCCTCGCATCGCTGGTGTCGTACGGGGCCATTCAGCTCAAGACGGTGTTCGGCTACGACGACTCGCTCGACGTGTTCGGAATCCACGGCTGTGCCGGCATCTTCGGCGCCCTGGCGCTCACCTTCTTCATCCGCGAGAGCTGGGTGACGGCCAACACCGGAGAGGGCTGGAGCGTGATGAGCCAGTTCGGCGTGCAGGCCGGCGCCGTCGGCGCCACCCTCGTGTACGCCGGGCTCGCCACTCTGGTGCTCGTGGTGCTGATCGAGAAGACGATCGGGCTGCGCATGAGCGAAGACGAGCAGGGAGCGGGCATGGACCACGCCCTTCACCGCGAGCATGGCTACGGCCTGCTCAACCCCAACTGA
- a CDS encoding P-II family nitrogen regulator, with protein sequence MKLVTAIIQPDKLEAVRQSLIDAEISRLTVSRCTGHGQEIPGEVDLYRGQSVVPDLLAKVRLDVACNDDFVEVAVAAIIRAARSGTGEIGDGKIFITPLEECIRIRTGERGSAAI encoded by the coding sequence ATGAAGCTCGTCACCGCCATCATTCAGCCCGACAAGCTCGAAGCCGTCCGCCAGTCCCTCATCGACGCCGAGATCAGCCGCCTCACCGTGAGTCGCTGCACCGGTCACGGCCAGGAGATTCCCGGCGAGGTCGACCTCTATCGGGGTCAGTCGGTCGTGCCCGACCTGCTCGCGAAGGTGCGTCTCGATGTGGCCTGCAACGACGATTTCGTGGAGGTGGCCGTCGCAGCCATCATCCGAGCCGCCCGCAGCGGCACCGGCGAGATCGGCGACGGCAAGATCTTCATCACCCCCCTCGAGGAGTGCATCCGGATCCGCACCGGAGAGCGGGGGAGCGCGGCGATCTAG
- a CDS encoding thioredoxin domain-containing protein: MGKKIEKVIDGSVVVAMLAAVLAAGTVLIRGSATDATPSGDGERVRAWEQYSEGGRRTGPPDAAITIVEFGDYRCAACQTAEDHFSAVRRKFSDVAFVYRHFPIPVHEFSTEAAVAAECAGEQGLFWPMHEELYNMETVALDSFPQAAQRVGVKSLSDFRACLSSEEPRARIEADRVLARQLGVRGTPTFLVNDRKYLGFRDSLALEEILAEAR, from the coding sequence ATGGGCAAGAAGATAGAGAAGGTGATCGACGGATCGGTGGTGGTGGCCATGCTCGCTGCCGTGCTCGCCGCGGGCACTGTACTGATTCGCGGCAGCGCAACCGATGCCACCCCGTCGGGCGACGGAGAACGCGTTCGGGCTTGGGAACAATACAGCGAAGGAGGACGCCGGACAGGACCGCCCGACGCCGCCATCACGATCGTGGAGTTCGGCGACTACAGATGCGCAGCCTGTCAGACCGCCGAGGACCACTTCTCTGCGGTGAGGCGTAAGTTCAGCGACGTCGCGTTCGTGTATCGACACTTCCCCATTCCGGTGCATGAGTTCTCAACCGAGGCTGCCGTAGCTGCGGAGTGTGCGGGCGAGCAGGGCCTCTTCTGGCCGATGCACGAGGAACTGTACAATATGGAGACGGTGGCACTCGACTCCTTTCCCCAAGCCGCTCAACGGGTGGGAGTGAAGAGCCTGAGCGACTTCCGAGCGTGCTTGAGCAGCGAGGAGCCCCGCGCGAGGATTGAAGCGGATCGCGTGCTTGCGCGTCAGCTTGGCGTACGGGGTACTCCAACGTTCCTCGTCAACGATCGCAAGTACCTTGGGTTCCGTGACTCTTTGGCGTTGGAGGAGATCCTTGCTGAGGCACGCTAG
- a CDS encoding type III polyketide synthase gives MSFHIAGIGTSLPPFTADQKEAAQVAARFAHTDDRRARMLRLLYRKSGVRTRRAVSLRGGDQPLEERIPYYPLPRDESDLGPTTGDRMRWYAEQARPLALRSAEAALDDAGLEAAAITHLVTVSCTGFDAPGVDAHLIEQLGIPRGVARTHVGFMGCHGAMNGLRVAGGYAGADPGARVLVNAVELCSLHFAYGWDEEMLVANTLFADGSASVVGHGGPDHGAADGWTIRAHGSFLMPESAEAMTWGIGDHGFRMTLSPRVPEAIGEYLPGWIEEWLGQHGLAPDDVVSWAVHPGGPRILDAVRDSLRIDETELTISRETLRDHGNMSSPTVLFILERMRRENRPLPCVALAFGPGLAVEAALVV, from the coding sequence GTGAGCTTCCACATCGCCGGCATCGGAACGTCGCTCCCTCCCTTCACCGCCGACCAGAAGGAGGCCGCCCAGGTCGCCGCGCGTTTCGCCCACACCGACGATCGACGCGCGCGCATGCTGCGGCTGCTGTACCGGAAATCGGGAGTGCGCACGCGACGCGCCGTCTCTCTCCGCGGGGGGGATCAACCGCTCGAAGAGCGCATCCCCTACTACCCGCTCCCGCGGGACGAGTCGGATCTCGGCCCCACCACCGGCGACCGCATGCGGTGGTACGCGGAGCAGGCCCGGCCCCTGGCCCTCCGGTCGGCCGAAGCCGCGCTCGACGACGCCGGTCTCGAGGCCGCCGCGATCACGCACCTGGTCACCGTTTCGTGCACCGGCTTCGACGCGCCCGGGGTGGACGCGCACCTCATCGAGCAGTTGGGCATCCCGCGCGGCGTCGCCCGCACCCATGTGGGCTTCATGGGGTGTCACGGTGCGATGAACGGACTCCGCGTGGCCGGCGGCTACGCGGGCGCCGATCCCGGGGCGCGGGTGCTGGTGAATGCGGTGGAGCTCTGTTCGCTCCACTTCGCGTATGGGTGGGACGAGGAGATGCTGGTGGCCAATACCCTCTTCGCCGACGGCTCGGCCTCCGTAGTGGGGCATGGCGGGCCGGATCACGGCGCCGCCGACGGCTGGACGATCCGCGCCCACGGCTCGTTTCTCATGCCCGAGTCGGCCGAGGCCATGACCTGGGGCATCGGCGATCACGGCTTCCGCATGACGCTGTCGCCGCGCGTGCCCGAGGCGATCGGCGAGTATCTGCCGGGGTGGATCGAGGAGTGGCTCGGGCAGCATGGCCTGGCGCCCGACGATGTCGTATCCTGGGCCGTGCACCCCGGGGGACCGCGCATTCTCGACGCGGTACGGGACTCCCTTCGGATCGACGAGACCGAGCTGACGATCTCGCGCGAAACGCTCCGCGACCACGGCAACATGTCGTCGCCCACCGTGCTGTTCATTCTTGAACGCATGCGACGCGAGAACCGGCCCCTGCCCTGTGTGGCATTGGCCTTCGGCCCGGGTCTGGCGGTGGAGGCGGCGCTGGTGGTGTGA
- a CDS encoding FAD-dependent monooxygenase, producing the protein MSAALPPTTIDVLVVGAGPAGAVAARALARDGASVALIDRAPTPRWKVCGCCLGAGGVRALEAEGLGSLPEALGAGRPDRILIGGPGRRAQIALGATRVLSRTALDAALVERARVEGARVYTGWAATLGPARPDRREVELRRGDERVTISACLVLAATGLTPFPTLPGTRGPEVVATPASRIGVGALFAPGRFGASAPDASQVSMWVGHGGYVGLSRLEDGSVDVAGALDPSALREGGGIGPAVARILRDAGAVPPTADPALGWRGTPALTRRAPLPGADRLLLIGDAAGYVEPFTGEGMTWALESARAVVPHARRILADGWRASDLRVWQRHCDRAGRARALVRAVAWISRTPRRVDSALWLLERAPRLATPFVHAAGGASRGVPTLRSRSA; encoded by the coding sequence GCCCCGACCCCCCGCTGGAAAGTGTGCGGATGCTGCCTGGGGGCCGGAGGGGTGCGCGCGTTGGAGGCAGAGGGACTCGGGTCGCTGCCCGAGGCGTTGGGTGCGGGTCGACCCGACCGCATCCTGATCGGCGGTCCGGGCCGTCGCGCGCAGATCGCCCTCGGGGCCACCCGCGTGCTCTCCCGCACCGCGCTCGACGCCGCCCTGGTGGAGCGGGCCCGAGTGGAGGGCGCGCGTGTGTACACGGGGTGGGCGGCCACGCTGGGTCCGGCGCGCCCCGACCGCCGCGAGGTCGAGCTGCGCCGCGGCGACGAGCGGGTGACGATCTCGGCGTGCCTGGTGCTGGCCGCCACGGGGCTCACCCCCTTCCCCACCCTTCCCGGCACACGCGGCCCCGAGGTCGTCGCGACCCCGGCGAGCCGGATCGGGGTGGGCGCCCTCTTCGCTCCCGGTCGGTTCGGCGCGTCGGCGCCCGATGCCTCGCAGGTGTCGATGTGGGTCGGGCACGGGGGCTATGTGGGACTCTCCCGGCTCGAAGACGGGTCGGTGGATGTGGCGGGAGCGCTCGATCCCTCCGCCCTCCGCGAAGGGGGCGGCATCGGCCCGGCCGTCGCCCGGATCCTGCGCGACGCGGGCGCGGTCCCTCCGACCGCTGATCCCGCGCTCGGATGGCGGGGCACCCCCGCCCTGACCCGCCGCGCGCCCCTCCCCGGCGCCGACCGGCTGCTGCTCATCGGCGATGCCGCGGGCTACGTGGAGCCCTTCACCGGGGAGGGCATGACCTGGGCGCTGGAGTCGGCCCGGGCCGTGGTGCCCCACGCGCGGCGGATTCTGGCCGACGGCTGGCGCGCCTCCGACCTTCGGGTGTGGCAGCGGCACTGCGATCGCGCCGGCCGAGCCCGCGCCCTGGTGCGGGCCGTGGCGTGGATCTCTCGCACCCCCCGCCGCGTCGACAGCGCCCTGTGGCTGCTCGAACGGGCACCCCGTCTCGCCACACCCTTCGTCCACGCCGCCGGCGGTGCATCCCGCGGTGTTCCCACCCTTCGATCGAGATCAGCGTGA